The following proteins come from a genomic window of Corallococcus sp. NCRR:
- the accB gene encoding acetyl-CoA carboxylase biotin carboxyl carrier protein — translation MATKRKATRPAESSGTASGRDSGTTSLDVEALRQIVEILEASDVTRLVWTKGPEKLYIRRGHAPETTIVHHTAPSGPGVTVSPPVEYAAPAAPRAALPAAPSAPAAAAAPEKPAEKPGHQVTSPFVGTFYRTPAPDQPPFVDVGTVVRKGQVLCIVEAMKLMNEIESEVSGRIAEVLVENGRPVEFGQALFRIEPA, via the coding sequence ATGGCAACGAAGCGCAAGGCAACCCGGCCGGCCGAGTCCTCGGGCACGGCCTCCGGGCGGGATTCGGGCACCACGTCGCTGGACGTGGAGGCCCTCCGGCAGATCGTCGAAATCCTGGAGGCCTCCGACGTCACCCGGCTGGTGTGGACGAAGGGCCCGGAGAAGCTCTACATCCGCCGCGGTCACGCGCCGGAGACGACCATCGTCCACCACACCGCGCCGTCGGGCCCGGGGGTGACGGTGTCGCCACCGGTGGAGTATGCCGCTCCGGCCGCGCCCCGTGCGGCGCTGCCCGCCGCCCCCTCGGCTCCGGCCGCCGCGGCGGCTCCGGAGAAGCCCGCGGAGAAGCCGGGCCACCAGGTGACGAGCCCCTTCGTGGGGACGTTCTACCGGACCCCCGCGCCGGATCAGCCCCCGTTCGTGGACGTGGGCACGGTGGTGCGCAAGGGCCAGGTGCTCTGCATCGTGGAAGCGATGAAGTTGATGAACGAAATCGAGTCCGAGGTCTCCGGCCGCATCGCCGAGGTCCTCGTGGAGAACGGTCGCCCGGTGGAGTTCGGCCAGGCGCTGTTCCGCATCGAGCCGGCCTGA
- the efp gene encoding elongation factor P, with amino-acid sequence MAGFVDTSEFRNGLKILWEDKPYVIEYFQHVKPGKGSSFTRTKIRSLLDGRVLEPTLKSGDKVGTPDIESKDMQYLYVQDGDYYFMDKRNFEQTFLSKEGLGEAVNFLKENLDVEILFWNGKAINVSVPNSVDLKVTKCDPGVRGDTVSGALKPATLETGFTVNVPLFINEGDVLKIDTREGGKYLTRVSTAG; translated from the coding sequence ATGGCCGGGTTTGTCGACACGTCCGAATTCCGCAATGGTTTGAAGATCTTGTGGGAGGACAAGCCGTACGTCATCGAGTACTTCCAGCACGTCAAGCCTGGAAAGGGCTCCTCCTTCACGCGCACGAAGATCCGCAGCCTGCTGGACGGCCGCGTCCTGGAGCCCACGCTGAAGTCCGGCGACAAGGTGGGCACCCCGGACATCGAGTCCAAGGACATGCAGTACCTGTACGTCCAGGACGGCGACTACTACTTCATGGACAAGCGGAACTTCGAGCAGACCTTCCTCTCCAAGGAAGGCCTCGGGGAGGCCGTGAACTTCCTGAAGGAGAACCTCGACGTCGAGATCCTCTTCTGGAACGGCAAGGCCATCAACGTGTCGGTGCCGAACTCCGTGGACCTCAAGGTCACCAAGTGCGACCCGGGCGTGCGCGGCGACACCGTGTCCGGCGCCCTGAAGCCCGCCACGCTGGAGACCGGCTTCACCGTCAACGTCCCCCTGTTCATCAACGAGGGCGACGTGCTGAAGATCGATACGCGTGAAGGTGGCAAGTACCTCACCCGCGTGTCCACCGCGGGCTGA
- a CDS encoding roadblock/LC7 domain-containing protein, protein MAFRTHLEAVVNQVDGALACSVMGFDGISVDTFQKDEATELDVSGTWVEYANLLTQLKNAAESLKTGTVTEVSVNSEKVLTVMRLLTPEYFLVLALRADGNFGKGRYVLRVTAPLVKAEL, encoded by the coding sequence ATGGCCTTCCGCACGCACCTAGAAGCGGTGGTGAACCAGGTGGACGGAGCCCTCGCGTGCAGCGTGATGGGCTTCGACGGCATCTCCGTGGACACGTTCCAGAAGGACGAAGCCACGGAGCTGGACGTGTCCGGCACCTGGGTGGAGTACGCCAACCTGCTCACGCAGCTGAAGAACGCGGCCGAATCCCTGAAGACGGGCACCGTCACCGAGGTGTCCGTCAACAGCGAGAAGGTCCTCACCGTGATGCGCCTGCTGACGCCGGAGTACTTCCTGGTGCTGGCCCTGCGCGCGGACGGGAATTTCGGCAAGGGGCGCTATGTCCTGCGCGTCACCGCGCCGCTGGTGAAGGCGGAGTTGTAG